The nucleotide sequence GCCACCAGGTATGCACTGACTTTCTGGAGGTGATGGAGCGCGCAGCAAAGAAATACCGGATCACGCTCCATGATAAAGAGCTTGCCTGTGCGCCGGTATCGAGTCCGGAAGCCCAGGACTATCTTGGCGCCATGCGTGCTGCCGCAAACTATGCCTGGGCCAACAGACAGTGCATCATGCATTGGACACGTGAGGCCTTTATGAAGGCATTGGGCGCCTCTCCCAGGGAACTTGGCATGCAGCTTATCTACGATGTTGCCCATAACATCGCTAAGATCGAAGAGCATACAGTACATGGTCAAAAGAAGAAGCTCGTGGTGCATAGGAAGGGAGCTACGCGGGCGTTCCCTCCGGGACATCCTGAACTGCCTGATGCATACCGGCATCTCGGCCAGCCGGTCCTGATCCCCGGCGACATGGGAAGGGCATCCTATGTTCTGTCAGGCACAGAAAAGGCAATGCAGGAGACCTTCGGTTCGACCTGCCATGGCGCCGGCAGAGTAATGTCGCGCCACCAGGCAATACGCCGCGCAAAGGGCCGTGCAATCTGGCGGGAAATGGAAGACAAGGGCATCATCGTGCGGTCAGCAGGAAGGGAGACGCTTGCTGAAGAGATGTCAGAGGCATACAAGGATATCTCAAATGTCGTGGATGTGGTGCATAAAGCAGGGATATCGACAAAAGTGGCGCGCTTGCGGCCGATGGGAGTGGTGAAGGGATGAAAAAAGACAGCGGTCAGTTATCAGCTGTCAGCTATCAGCATGGCAACAAACCGCCTGCTTTGATCCATCGCCTTCTTGTTGTTTTCTCCATGCTGAATTCTGTCTTCTGTATTCTATATGCTAAGGTATTTTCATGAAACTCAGAATCGGCAAGATCTCCTATGCCAATGTCTGGCCCATCTTTTATATGCTTGAAAAAGAGGCAGACTGCTCGTCCTATGAGTTCCTTGAGGGCGTGCCCTCAGCCCTCAATCAGATGCTCAGGCAGGGCAGCATCGATATCAGCCCTTCCTCTTCCATCGAATATCTGAAGAACCCGGACATATACGATATCATCGAAAACCATTCGATCGATTCGAACGGGCCGGTTGGAAGCGTCCTGCTCTTCAGCAAAAAACCGCTGGAAGAACTTGAAGGAGAGACGATCCTGACGACCTCCCAGTCTGAGACATCCATTGCCCTGCTTCAGATAATCTGCAGGAAATTTTACGGGCTCACCTGCAGCTATGCACCGTCAGCAGAACCGATCGGAAACGCGATCGCGACTCATGCAGCATATCTCCTGATCGGCGATGACGCACTCACCCAGTCAGGGAAGTGGCCTGACCTGCATATCTATGATCTGGGGCAGCTCTGGACCGAACATACCGGACTTCCCTTCACCTATGCGCTCTGGCTTTTGAGAAAGGAAAGCCGCAGGGAAAAAGAAGCACTCATCAAAAGATTTGTGATCGATCTTGAAGGCGCCCGGCAGCGTGCGCTGGCCGATCTCGCTGGCATTGCAGCAGTATCGCCCTTCAGAGGCATACTCTCAGAGACGCAGCTCGTCGATTACTGGAGGGGCATAT is from Nitrospirota bacterium and encodes:
- a CDS encoding menaquinone biosynthesis protein, which gives rise to MKLRIGKISYANVWPIFYMLEKEADCSSYEFLEGVPSALNQMLRQGSIDISPSSSIEYLKNPDIYDIIENHSIDSNGPVGSVLLFSKKPLEELEGETILTTSQSETSIALLQIICRKFYGLTCSYAPSAEPIGNAIATHAAYLLIGDDALTQSGKWPDLHIYDLGQLWTEHTGLPFTYALWLLRKESRREKEALIKRFVIDLEGARQRALADLAGIAAVSPFRGILSETQLVDYWRGISYSFGADHKKGFDLFRQYASELGLLSPSSRKRSLFP